A single Aspergillus puulaauensis MK2 DNA, chromosome 7, nearly complete sequence DNA region contains:
- a CDS encoding flavin-containing monooxygenase (COG:P;~EggNog:ENOG410PFFN;~InterPro:IPR020946,IPR036188;~PFAM:PF07992,PF13450;~go_function: GO:0004499 - N,N-dimethylaniline monooxygenase activity [Evidence IEA];~go_function: GO:0050660 - flavin adenine dinucleotide binding [Evidence IEA];~go_function: GO:0050661 - NADP binding [Evidence IEA];~go_process: GO:0055114 - oxidation-reduction process [Evidence IEA]) — MLIDTDVLVIGAGLSGVGFAIRLQQKYPRATFEIYEKAEALGGTWWANTYPGCACDVPSHLYSYSFALNPEWSEQFAPQAEIDAYCRAVAEKYDISRHIIFRSTVQRATFDQESGTWVVRILDQHSGQVYERRARVLISAVGIPSEPNDCHIPGAGDYQGKLFHSARWDQSFDWAGKYVVVVGNGCSATQFVPILSDGEKSAKHVVQFIRQPHWLEERPNPKYPPAVKWIFRNVPFAMRLFRSILFLYLESYFPTFKRVAGKKTREQRMKTQTAYLRKTAPEKYHDILIPKTELGCKRRVMDTDYLACLHRENMELVHSDPIESITATGVRTNSGREIHADAVILATGFKANQPLFPIEIRGENGVSMTEHWENSYSHAPQAYYGTCVSEFPNLFVLVGPNTVTGHTSAIFTTECQIDLTLKLLGPILSPLHRPPPSVLSRLLWNPFSSSHPAPTTVAVTPEAEEKDSKWIDEASKGFVWTSGCASWYLHPSGRNMTLYPASQISFWLRGVFEPVARNFVYKTSTKAAVEDGKTK, encoded by the exons ATGCTAATCGACACCGACGTCCTTGTTATTGGCGCTGGCCTGTCTGGAGTGGGTTTTGCTATTCGACTCCAGCAAAAGTATCCGCGGGCGACTTTTGAGATTTACGAAAAGGCCGAGGCACTGGGAGGGACGTGGTGGGCGAATACATATCCTGGATGCGCTTGCGAT GTTCCATCGCATCTTTATTCTTACTCTTTCGCACTGAATCCAGAATGGAGCGAGCAGTTTGCGCCTCAGGCTGAGATTGATGCCTACTGCCGCGCTGTAGCAGAGAAGTACGATATATCTCGGCATATTATATTTCGCTCGACTGTTCAAAGGGCGACATTTGACCAGGAATCGGGGACCTGGGTTGTGAGGATCCTTGACCAGCACTCTGGCCAGGTGTATGAAAGACGTGCGAGAGTCCTGATTTCAGCGGTTGGCATACCTTCGGAGCCCAATGACTGCCATATTCCCGGTGCGGGTGATTACCAGGGAAAGCTATTCCACAGCGCCCGCTGGGACCAATCTTTTGACTGGGCTGGGAAGTATGTGGTGGTAGTTG GCAATGGTTGCAGCGCGACACAATTCGTGCCAATCTTGAGCGACGGTGAAAAGAGTGCCAAACATGTCGTTCAATTCATCCGCCAACCTCACTGGCTAGAGGAACGACCAAACCCTAAATATCCTCCAGCTGTTAAATGGATTTTCCGCAATGTGCCGTTCGCGATGCGCCTTTTCCGAAgtattctcttcctctaccTCGAGAGTTACTTCCCTACTTTCAAGCGCGTCGCTGGAAAGAAGACTCGCGAGCAGAGAATGAAGACCCAAACGGCGTACCTGAGGAAAACGGCGCCAGAGAAGTACCATGACATTTTGATTCCGAAGACAGAGCTTGGTTGCAAGCGCCGAGTCATGGACACGGATTATCTCGCCTGCTTGCACAGGGAAAACATGGAGCTGGTCCACTCGGACCCAATTGAATCGATAACGGCCACAGGTGTGCGAACAAACTCAGGCCGAGAGATCCATGCAGATGCTGTTATTCTTGCAACGGGCTTCAAAGCCAACCAGCCTCTTTTCCCGATTGAAATCCGAGGCGAGAATGGAGTCAGCATGACCGAGCAC TGGGAAAACAGCTACTCTCACGCGCCGCAAGCGTATTACGGTACATGCGTCTCCGAATTCCCtaacctcttcgtcctcgttggCCCAAACACGGTAACCGGACATACGTCCGCCATCTTCACAACAGAGTGTCAAATCGATTTAACACTCAAGCTCCTTGGTCCCATCCTCAGCCCCCTCCACCGGCCCCCTCCATCGGTTTTGTCAAGATTGCTCTGGAAcccattctcttcctcgcaCCCTGCCCCGACCACCGTTGCCGTAACGCCCGAggcagaagagaaggataGCAAGTGGATCGACGAAGCAAGTAAAGGATTTGTCTGGACGAGCGGATGCGCGAGCTGGTATTTGCATCCCTCGGGGCGGAATATGACGCTTTACCCTGCTAGTCAGATAAGCTTTTGGCTGCGAGGAGTATTTGAGCCCGTGGCGAGGAACTTCGTGTACAAAACGAGTACGAAGGCGGCGGTTGAAGATGGGAAGACGAAATAG
- a CDS encoding uncharacterized protein (COG:S;~EggNog:ENOG410PHYQ;~InterPro:IPR036864,IPR021858,IPR001138;~PFAM:PF00172,PF11951;~go_function: GO:0000981 - DNA-binding transcription factor activity, RNA polymerase II-specific [Evidence IEA];~go_function: GO:0008270 - zinc ion binding [Evidence IEA];~go_process: GO:0006355 - regulation of transcription, DNA-templated [Evidence IEA]) translates to MRSRTGCLTCRTRKLKCDEQKPVCSQCQKGGRECRPSEGVVFRHQQNASMNKNIVEGSSDGRGSLRGFYSYKNTFDKDSVWLDIPKHVVFVDNSDPYAQDLEAALTESEAAILAANSQSVGWDGPPQLSSGERSETQGLEALSTLATHDNLPYPALIVDQKPTSSADSVTPTPFSTIPTSVPASHHPNQIPRSISAQISPPVSINSDNGNNTNIHFLLNPSQSISPPIDPTIQRTPDSRGSPLALRSSENNVDGPVETDYEITFLLRHFSEVPGPWMDLYDFGTYFASQVPVKALRNPLLKYSACAQAAKQLGHVNVARPVGVRLSRAFPGVQKDSNNIDWCWRGAKYYEKAIQLLMKELQPGPGNPDMLGLTQGNEMSEDTDDQRARSYTEYRLSHGVRSDEILAATAILSVYELLDATGPAWNRHLSGVKSLLDLAEVGMRPLQRPPPGDLSVQPKRPSLSKARKATFWNFARQDYLAAFINGSRTRLHTEDLALWTEAGLQIDSLGFVSASNANAGRRPGEEVMKEDTLSNSLVWIISKIINFISPSNNAHISTSGAVNASPMGLPQQVSLERWYRLEAELDMWYKGLPETFHPCARIGLPEPVIQSDGFTDDASSLSEIWYSIPMCSSAMQHYHMGRILLHVHKPPQPSGTTNPITNRYNTTDIQFHSREIVGIAMGCPAGSVRINSLQPLFVSGQCLTDPSERRMILRLLQDIEVDLGWATEYRVKQLLREWGWDEKTKVAGVT, encoded by the exons ATGCGATCCCGCACAGGCTG TTTGACGTGTCGCACCCGGAAATTGAAAT GTGACGAACAAAAACCCGTGTGTTCTCAGTGCCAGAAGGGAGGAAGGGAGTGTCGCCCGAGCGAAGGGGTTGTCTTCCGCCATCAGCAAAATGCCTCCATGAACAAGAATATCGTAGAAGGGTCGTCGGACGGACGTGGAAGCCTGAGAGGATTCTACTCGTATAAGAACACGTTTGACAAGGATAGTGTTTGGTTGGATATTCCGAAGCATG TGGTTTTTGTCGATAACTCTGACCCGTACGCTCAAGATTTGGAAGCCGCCCTGACGGAATCCGAGGCCGCGATTCTAGCTGCGAATTCACAAAGCGTAGGCTGGGATGGACCGCCACAGTTATCATCCGGGGAGAGAAGCGAGACACAGGGCCTTGAAGCACTTTCGACACTTGCGACGCACGATAACCTTCCGTATCCTGCTCTGATAGTTGATCAGAAACCTACTTCATCGGCTGACAGTGTCACTCCCACCCCGTTCAGTACTATCCCGACATCGGTACCGGCATCTCATCACCCAAACCAGATACCGAGGTCGATATCAGCCCAGATTTCCCCACCCGTTTCGATCAACTCCGATAATGGCAATAATACCAATATCCATTTCCTGCTTAATCCGTCGCAATCCATATCACCACCTATTGATCCAACAATTCAGCGCACCCCAGATTCAAGAGGATCCCCGTTGGCGCTTAGATCCTCCGAAAACAACGTTGATGGTCCTGTAGAGACAGATTATGAGATAACGTTTCTCTTGAGACATTTTTCGGAGGTTCCTGGCCCCTG GATGGATCTGTACGACTTTGGGACATATTTTGCGTCACAAGTACCCGTCAAAGCGCTTCGTAATCCGTTGCTGAAGTATTCCGCTTGCGCACAGGCTGCGAAGCAGCTAGGGCATGTCAATGTAGCAAGACCTGTTGGTGTTCGCCTCAGCCGAGCTTTCCCAGGAGTGCAGAAGGATTCAAATAATATTGACTGGTGTTGGAGAGGAGCCAAGTATTATGAAAAAGCCATCCAGCTTTTGATGAAGGAGCTGCAACCTGGCCCTGGCAACCCTGATATGCTCGGACTGACTCAGGGGAATGAAATGAGCGAGGATACTGATGACCAGCGCGCAAGAAGTTACACCGAATATAGGCTCTCCCATGGGGTCCGCTCCGATGAAATTCTCGCCGCCACTGCTATTCTGTCTGTATATGAATTGCTCGATGCCACCGGCCCGGCATGGAATCGTCATTTGAGCGGTGTCAAATCGCTGTTGGACTTGGCTGAGGTTGGGATGCGCCCACTTCAGCGCCCACCGCCGGGAGACCTCTCCGTACAGCCCAAGCGTCCGAGTCTTTCGAAAGCTAGAAAGGCAACTTTCTGGAACTTTGCCCGGCAAGATTATTTAGCAGCTT TTATAAATGGGAGTCGCACAAGATTGCATACCGAGGATTTAGCTCTGTGGACGGAAGCAGGGCTTCAGATCGATAGTCTGGGGTTTGTTTCCGCCAGTAATGCAAACGCGGGTAGGCGCCCAGGAGAGGAGGTCATGAAGGAAGACACCCTATCAAATTCGTTGGTCTGGATTATTTCGAAGATCATCAATTTTATAAGCCCGAGCAACAATGCGCATATCAGCACCTCCGGTGCCGTCAATGCGAGCCCCATGGGCCTCCCTCAACAGGTCTCGTTGGAACGATGGTATCGTCTTGAAGCCGAGCTTGATATGTGGTACAAAGGCCTTCCAGAGACATTCCATCCTTGTGCTCGTATTGGTCTTCCTGAGCCCGTGATCCAGAGCGATGGTTTTACCGATGATGCGTCGTCGTTGTCTGAGATATGGTATAGCATACCGATGTGCTCGTCCGCTATGCAACACTACCATATGGGTCGTATATTGCTCCATGTCCACaagcctcctcaacccagcgGTACAACGAATCCGATAACCAACAGATACAACACGACCGACATCCAGTTTCACAGCCGTGAGATCGTAGGTATCGCCATGGGCTGCCCTGCGGGCTCCGTCCGAATCAATTCCCTCCAGCCACTGTTTGTCAGCGGTCAATGTCTTACTGATCCTAGTGAAAGGCGGATGATTTTGCGTCTGCTACAAGACATTGAAGTTGACCTGGGTTGGGCAACCGAGTACCGCGTCAAGCAGCTGCTCAGGGAGTGGGGCTGGGACGAAAAAACCAAGGTCGCAGGTGTTACTTGA
- a CDS encoding uncharacterized protein (COG:S;~EggNog:ENOG410PM6X;~InterPro:IPR004104,IPR000683,IPR036291;~PFAM:PF02894,PF01408;~go_function: GO:0016491 - oxidoreductase activity [Evidence IEA]) — MVINVGIVGYGASAKSFHIPFIAAIPEYKIVAVLQRAEAPVDVSSAVPGSHCTADLPGIRHYRAPDEFFADPDTALVVVATHIDTHALFAEKALLAGKHVIVDKPFARSTAEADKVIQLAKEKGLVLTCFQNRRWDGDFQTLRKILSQNALGKIAEAEIHYDFESPFWIKYMTKTKYAPGEGHSFGLGSHSLDQAYTLFGRPKSITAFYRSQRGLESEIEDSFTVILQYEGNQKNLLVTVKSAITTPLAKQLKLFVRGSEGSFVKWQQRSTCPQEEQIARGAKPTDPGFGEEPETLRGVLTTYKEFDPSVQSYDTETEKYTGLYPTVTGRWTGLYENVADAICGRKELEVRPEQVRDVLRIIELARISHERGATVIWSDGD; from the exons ATGGTCATCAATGTAGGAATCGTCGGCTACGGAGCCTCTGCTAAAAGCTTCCATATCCCTTTCATAGCCGCCATCCCAGAGTACAAGATTGTAGCAGTTTTACAGAGAGCAGAGGCTCCAGTGGACGTCTCATCCGCCGTCCCAGGCTCTCACTGCACTGCCGACTTACCTGGTATTCGACACTACCGCGCACCAGATGAGTTCTTTGCAGACCCGGATACGGCGCTTGTCGTCGTAGCTACGCACATCGATACCCACGCGCTATTCGCTGAGAAGGCGCTGTTGGCGGGGAAGCATG TCATCGTCGACAAGCCATTCGCACGGTCCACTGCCGAAGCAGATAAGGTTATCCAACTAGCGAAAGAGAAAGGTCTAGTCCTAACTTGCTTCCAAAACCGTAGATGG GATGGCGACTTCCAAACCCTCCGAAAGATTTTATCCCAAAATGCTCTGGGCAAAATCGCAGAAGCAGAAATCCACTACGACTTCGAGTCCCCCTTCTGGATTAAATACATGACGAAGACAAAATATGCTCCTGGGGAGGGCCACTCATTTGGTCTTG GTTCCCACAGCCTCGACCAAGCATACACGCTTTTCGGCCGCCCAAAATCCATAACAGCCTTCTACCGTAGCCAGCGCGGCCTCGAGAGCGAAATCGAGGATTCATTTACCGTCATCCTGCAGTATGAAGGAAACCAGAAGAACCTCCTTGTCACAGTGAAGAGCGCCATCACGACACCACTGGCGAAGCAACTTAAACTTTTTGTTCGTGGGAGCGAGGGATCGTTTGTTAAG TGGCAACAACGCAGTACATGTCCACAAGAAGAACAGATCGCACGAGGGGCAAAGCCCACAGATCCCGGGTTCGGCGAGGAGCCTGAGACGTTACGCGGTGTGTTAACGACATATAAGGAATTCGACCCCAGTGTTCAGTCTTATGACACCGAGACGGAAAAATACACGGGTTTATATCCGACGGTTACGGGTCGGTGGACTGGGCTATATGAGAACGTGGCGGACGCGATATGCGGTAGGAAGGAGTTGGAAGTTAGACCTGAGCAGGTCAGGGACGTGCTTAGGATTATTGAGCTTGCAAGGATTTCGCATGAGAGAGGGGCTACAGTTATTTGGAGTGATGGTGATTGA
- a CDS encoding putative cellular morphogenesis protein (Rax2) (BUSCO:EOG092605VU;~COG:S;~EggNog:ENOG410PHY5;~InterPro:IPR011043;~PFAM:PF12768;~SECRETED:SignalP(1-31);~TransMembrane:1 (o1151-1174i)): MRLPSLFGPATAGSSTITRLWLLGQLSCASALTFHPIAKPDLDLSRLGQVALAGDFDALTFYSYEEQSNAPSNDDDSQSILAPLPNGILTSLSNTDADINALCAFTKQDENHAGIYIGGNFTSLGDDKVRGIAFYDPNSNKVTTMPGLSGSVSALLCDQDTNTVYVGGEFKQGNISNAAAWTVGEGWKHLSFGGLNGPVNSIVKNDDGNIVFGGAFDGIGNSTSKKIEQVINLSNATISSSTTSTRSGFTDPQNIICQTGGDGGAGETWLLADHAQGYWRADMRYNFNPTKLRVYNTHFEGRGTKSFLFRRLPDNGIMNMTYTNPDTDDEVSCDQYCSLPDDSKEEYRDFHFVNPVGMSGFMFEVRDYYGAGAGLNGIQLFTQDVYTYAINDFNEPTCGDDGDSSKATQSGSWTVTEADDSPSDYLTAHVSDSDAASTSIVFEPNVQRSGKYSVLVYTPGCTQDGSCGSRGIVNVTATVDAESDEPVEAHLYQTNNYEKYDTIYTGHVDVSDKSFRPRVTLTPIPGQGDITMVASRVKFELHSPKKSNGTSGTSDDDDELNGLFEYDPTSKKPTTNLMDSSINSAGKQLDSSASINSLVSHAGVVYAAGNFSKSDISNVFSLERDANATAMPEGGLNSEVITMSVLDEKLYVGGNFTGTSDDANDKLSHVASYSFDSKSWSALGGGVNGPVKRVLALPLNISTDVNETIVAVSGEFDQLLAFDKYPAVAVSGFSAWVPSRNNWLQNLNVTQTQFSGHLSAFAKFNGTTILGGSLVSGGMAAGGAVSLLQDDELQLDPLLTSAQSTGNIITGIYDTSSDRNLTILGGHFNATTNGSTVRNLAILDGSKGSISGLGDGIDSNSTFLSFAVSSDILYAGGMVTGNVGDDSPLNGLVLYDLENGTIAKYQPPMLNGDNVSVNAFAYRPDSEEMYVGGQFSAAGSLPCPGVCYFDTEAQQWNRPGAELYGNILALEWASKNTLIAVGSLTVGGTETAVATYSAKEEKWSVFEGASKSAIPGNVTAFSPASADISTFWLAGQSEDGTNFVVNYDGSAFQAPQKIFGDGTVIRGLEVLPLANDHYHTDLLNKDLALLVTGEVAVPDFGTASAALFNGTALTPFILTSTPDGQPGRMSRMFYENSNPYARETSHRSNGIVVLVAFCCALGCVFLIVIAGVIFNKIQRRRQGYMAAPQAAGTDRPTSMRRLPPEYLFNSLKQPNPGAPTV, from the exons ATGAGGCTCCCCTCACTGTTTGGGCCTGCGACGGCTGGCTCGTCGACAATTACTCGGCTTTGGCTCTTGGGCCAATTGTCTTGTGCTTCTGCATTGACGTTCCATCCTATCGCTAAACCGGACCTAGATCTCTCACGCCTCGGCCAGGTTGCTCTTGCAGGAGACTTTGATGCATTAACGTTCTACTCGTACGAAGAACAGTCAAACGCACCCTCAAATGACGATGACTCTCAATCTATCCTCGCCCCTCTTCCGAACGGAATCCTTACTAGCCTGTCAAACACCGACGCCGATATCAACGCACTGTGCGCCTTCACCAAACAGGATGAAAATCATGCTGGGATCTATATCGGTGGCAACTTCACGAGCCTTGGTGATGACAAGGTTCGGGGAATTGCATTTTATGATCCAAACTCGAACAAGGTGACCACTATGCCAGGTCTTTCGGGCTCTGTATCGGCCTTACTTTGCGACCAggacaccaacaccgtctACGTTGGCGGCGAGTTTAAGCAAGGCAATATATCAAATGCGGCAGCTTGGACTGTCGGTGAAGGCTGGAAACACCTATCATTTGGTGGACTTAACGGACCGGTCAATTCGATTGTTAAGAACGACGATGGTAATATTGTATTCGGTGGTGCTTTTGATGGTATCGGCAACTCAACCTCTAAGAAAATCGAACAAGTTATAAACCTTTCGAATGCAACAATCTCTTCCAGTACGACTTCCACAAGAAGCGGCTTCACCGACCCTCAGAACATCATTTGCCAGACCGGCGGCGACGGGGGTGCGGGTGAAACATGGCTATTAGCGGACCATGCCCAGGGTTACTGGCGTGCGGATATGCGCTACAACTTCAACCCGACCAAGCTGCGCGTGTATAACACACATTTTGAAGGAAGAGGCACAAAGTCCTTCTTGTTCAGAAGGCTACCCGACAACGGAATCATGAACATGACATATACCAACCCAGATACCGATGACGAAGTTAGTTGCGACCAATATTGCTCACTCCCGGACGACTCGAAGGAGGAGTATCGCGATTTCCATTTTGTTAACCCTGTTGGTATGTCTGGGTTCATGTTCGAAGTTCGCGACTATTATGGCGCTGGCGCGGGCTTGAATGGCATCCAATTGTTTACGCAAGATGTCTATACCTACGCTATCAATGACTTCAACGAACCCACTTGCGGGGATGATGGTGATTCGTCTAAAGCTACGCAATCAGGATCATGGACTGTGACGGAAGCTGACGATAGCCCATCTGACTACCTCACGGCACACGTATCCGACTCCGACGCAGCCAGTACATCTATCGTTTTTGAGCCGAATGTCCAACGTTCTGGAAAATACTCTGTTCTCGTTTATACGCCTGGTTGTACGCAGGATGGGTCTTGTGGTTCTCGGGGCATTGTCAATGTTACGGCCACCGTCGATGCTGAATCTGATGAGCCTGTTGAGGCCCACCTGTACCAGACTAACAACTATGAAAAGTACGATACCATCTACACTGGCCATGTTGACGTTAGTGATAAGTCATTCCGTCCCCGAGTGACATTGACTCCGATTCCTGGCCAAGGGGATATCACTATGGTGGCCTCACGGGTCAAGTTTGAGCTCCATTCTCCTAAAAAGTCAAATGGGACTAGTGGGACgagcgatgatgatgatgaattGAATGGCTTATTCGAATATGACCCGACTTCGAAGAAGCCAACTACCAATCTGATGGACTCTTCGATCAATAGCGCGGGCAAACAGCTGGATTCGAGCGCTTCAATCAACAGCCTGGTGAGCCATGCAGGGGTAGTGTACGCTGCCGGGAACTTTTCGAAATCTGATATCAGCAACGTTTTTTCGCTCGAACGAGACGCCAATGCTACCGCAATGCCCGAAGGAGGGCTAAACTCGGAGGTTATTACAATGTCGGTGCTTGATGAAAAGTTGTATGTTGGCGGAAACTTCACTGGGACATCTGACGATGCAAACGACAAACTCAGTCATGTTGCCTCCTACTCTTTCGACTCCAAATCCTGGTCCGCTCTTGGAGGGGGAGTGAATGGGCCTGTCAAACGAGTCCTCGCACTTCCGCTGAACATCTCTACTGACGTCAACGAGACAATTGTTGCTGTCAGTGGTGAATTTGACCAATTGCTTGCCTTTGACAAATATCCCGCAGTAGCAGTCTCTGGCTTCTCTGCATGGGTTCCATCGCGCAACAACTGGCTTCAGAACCTCAATGTTACCCAGACACAATTTTCAGGTCATCTCTCGGCATTTGCTAAGTTTAACGGCACAACGATTCTTGGTGGAAGCCTCGTCTCAGGAGGAATGGCTGCTGGCGGAGCGGTATCGCTACTTCAAGATGATGAACTTCAGCTTGATCCTTTGTTGACTAGCGCGCAGTCAACAGGTAATATCATTACTGGGATATATGACACGAGCTCTGACCGCAACCTGACCATCCTCGGAGGCCACTTCAACGCGACGACCAACGGCTCTACAGTACGTAATCTGGCCATCTTGGATGGTAGCAAGGGTTCTATCAGTGGCCTGGGGGATGGAATTGATAGTAACTCGACGTTCTTGTCTTTCGCCGTTTCAAGTGATATCCTGTACGCCGGCGGGATGGTTACTGGAAACGTGGGTGATGATAGTCCACTAAATGGACTGGTCTTATACGATCTCGAGAATGGGACCATCGCAAAATACCAGCCTCCCATGCTAAATGGCGACAATGTTTCTGTGAACGCGTTTGCTTATCGTCCTGACTCCGAAGAGATGTACGTCGGCGGGCAGTTTTCGGCCGCTGGATCTCTTCCGTGTCCTGGTGTCTGTTACTTCGATACCGAGGCACAGCAATGGAACCGACCTGGAGCTGAGCTGTATGGGAACATCCTGGCGCTTGAGTGGGCTAGCAAAAACACATTAATCGCCGTTGGTAGCCTGACCGTGGGAGGCACTGAGACTGCAGTTGCAACCTATTccgccaaagaagaaaaatgGAGTGTTTTTGAAGGAGCTTCAAAATCGGCCATTCCAGGCAATGTGACGGCCTTTAGCCCGGCTAGCGCGGACATCTCAACGTTTTGGCTTGCGGGACAGTCGGAAGATGGGACTAATTTTGTCGTCAATTACGACGGCTCCGCCTTCCAAGCACCTCAAAAAATATTTGGCGATGGAACCGTTATCCGTGGACTTGAGGTTCTTCCTCTAGCCAACGACCATTACCACACTGATTTACTCAACAAGGACCTGGCTCTCTTGGTTACCGGTGAAGTCGCTGTTCCAGACTTTGGTACCGCGTCAGCTGCTCTGTTTAATGGCACCGCGTTGACTCCGTTTATTCTCACCTCTACGCCTGATGGCCAACCTGGCCGCATGTCGCGCATGTTCTATGAAAACAGCAACCCATATGCTAGAGAAA CCTCACATCGGTCAAACGGAATCGTCGTTTTGGTAGCCTTTTGTTGTGCGCTTGGCTGCGTTTTCCTGATTGTCATCGCTGGTGTTATTTTCAATaagatccagcgccgccgccagggcTATATGGCGGCCCCTCAAGCGGCTGGAACGGATCGACCGACATCGATGCGCCGGCTCCCTCCCGAGTACCTATTCAACTCCCTGAAACAGCCGAACCCCGGGGCACCGACTGTATGA